From a single Salvelinus sp. IW2-2015 linkage group LG22, ASM291031v2, whole genome shotgun sequence genomic region:
- the LOC111982615 gene encoding ATP-sensitive inward rectifier potassium channel 1-like, translating into MVFDIRKRIQDHLVERRIRRSRLVTKDGHCNIEFGNVKYGNQFAFLVDFWTTFVEFRWRFVLFFFIASFTLSWFIFSLLWFWIARNNGDLTWQNPPSNHTPCMWNVYGLTTAFLFSLETQTTIGYGVRAVTPQCPGAVALIIIQTLIGALIHCFMCGIIVSKISLPKKRAKTISFSEVAVICPKKDFLCLMIRVANLRKTMMIGSQIYGKLLRTTVKPDGETIIMDQVNIEFMMDAGKDNLFFVCPLTLYHVIDKASPFFEMAVDTLRKQEFELVVFLEGTAETTSSACQVRTSFIPQEIMWGYNFLPIISRSKEGKYRVDFSNFSKVVSVATAHCAYCFHNIMGHHLPSINAIDNVGFEVIDILE; encoded by the coding sequence ATGGTGTTTGACATCCGGAAGCGCATCCAGGACCACCTGGTGGAGCGAAGAATCCGCAGAAGCCGGCTGGTGACCAAAGATGGCCACTGCAACATTGAATTCGGCAACGTGAAGTACGGCAACCAATTTGCCTTCCTCGTGGACTTCTGGACGACCTTTGTGGAGTTCCGCTGGCGCTTtgtcctcttcttcttcatcgCCTCATTCACCCTGAGCTGGTTCATCTTCAGCCTGCTGTGGTTCTGGATCGCCCGGAACAACGGGGACCTGACGTGGCAGAACCCCCCAAGCAACCACACCCCCTGTATGTGGAACGTCTACGGTCTCACTACggccttcctcttctccctggAGACCCAGACCACCATCGGGTATGGTGTACGCGCTGTCACGCCCCAATGTCCTGGTGCTGTAGCCCTCATCATTATCCAGACTCTCATAGGGGCCCTCATACACTGCTTCATGTGTGGAATCATCGTGTCCAAGATATCCCTCCCTAAGAAAAGGGCCAAGACCATCTCATTCAGTGAGGTGGCTGTCATCTGTCCTAAGAAGGACTTCCTTTGCCTTATGATAAGAGTGGCCAACTTACGCAAGACCATGATGATCGGGAGCCAGATCTACGGCAAGCTGTTGAGGACAACAGTCAAACCCGACGGGGAGACAATCATCATGGACCAGGTGAACATTGAGTTCATGATGGACGCTGGGAAGGACAACCTCTTCTTTGTGTGCCCTCTCACACTCTACCATGTGATTGACAAGGCTAGCCCTTTCTTTGAGATGGCAGTGGACACTCTCCGTAAGCAGGAGTTTGAGCTGGTGGTGTTTCTGGAGGGCACAGCCGAGACCACCAGCTCAGCCTGCCAGGTCAGGACTTCCTTCATTCCTCAGGAGATCATGTGGGGTTACAACTTCCTACCCATCATCTCCCGCAGCAAAGAGGGCAAGTACAGAGTGGATTTCTCCAACTTCTCCAAGGTAGTGTCCGTTGCCACTGCACACTGTGCCTACTGCTTCCATAACATAATGGGACACCACCTCCCCTCCATCAATGCCATTGACAATGTTGGATTTGAAGTTATTGATATCCTAGAATAA